In the genome of Anabaena cylindrica PCC 7122, the window AGATGTATTAGGTCTAACAAGCATCATAAAGCCAATACCCAACGTACCAGCTAAACCAACCAACGCAATTAATATTCCCTGAGTCCAAAAAAATGACTTATTGTTTTCCACCGCATAGCTCCTTCAAAAGTTGAACCATCAGTCATGCTTCTGACGGTAGGTTATAACACACTTTGTCTAGATATTTGTCAATATCGCCGGATCATAAATCAATAATTATTCCATATAATCCAGACTTTAGGAATAAACGATCTACCATTAAATAACGGCACAAACTATCAGTAACATTACTGTAAATGTATATTTTACTGCTCAAGTTTCTACCTTGTATTGAAAGAAAAAATTCAATTTTTACGGCATTAAGTTTTTTTGAGAAGCTATGAAATAGATAAACGAAAAGAACTGATGCTAGTTTCCCATAATCAAGGCTGAGTTATTTGTTAACATAGATACTCTTCAAACATACAAAAAAAAGTATTTTCTTAATAAAAAATTAGGAAATAATTATTCCGAGTGTTAGTCAGAATACTGCTTACTGGGTAACAATCATGAATCTTGAAGAAGAATTCTGTTCGATAAAACTTTCAAAATGTAAATACCCAAATTTTTTGAGCAGTCAAAATTCTGGATATTCCCAAGAGTGAAGAAGCTTATGCACTAAGAGGATTTTATTAGTAACTGTTGCTGTATTATTTTTTCCAAACCACTAATATTACTCCTGTGACTATTAAACTTAATCCCACAATACGGATGAAAGGTATAGGTTCTTTTAAAAAAAGAACCCTAATAATACCGAAAATATATAACCAACTGATACCGCAGGAGCAGCAACACTAAGATTTACTCTTGTTAGTAGTAAAATGTAAGCGATCGCACCAATACCATAACAGCTTAGTCCTAATAAAAGTTCTGGTATGGTGATCATGTTGACAATCAGGCTAAAAATGTTCCCAGCATCAACCTTACCTAATTTGATTGCCCCCATTTTTAATAAAAATTGCCCAGCAACGCTGATAAGAACTGATACTAGTAATAAACTAAATTCTGGTGAAGACACAAATTTTACCTAAATCTCTGTAATTCTGATTTTTTAGATAAACAACAAGAACAGTGACTGCTGAGAGAAGTCCGAATATAAAGCGGTTTCCAATTATATGAGGCACATCTTAGCCCCCTCATCGCTTGCGGTGAACCATCGCTGTAGGCAGGTTTCCCAACGTAGACGACTGGTGTAAAGTCCTGTGGGCAATGGCTGCGCTTACCGCGTAGCGTGCCGGAGGCATCACCCGAAGGGGTTGGGGTTCTTGTACCTCAGAATATCGGGAAGTTCTGTATAAGCAGATCAAGTTTTTGTCAAACCTCCGATTTCTTTAAGTGTATAAAGAGGACGACCTTTGACTTCTTCGTAAATTCGGCCAATATATTCACCTAAAATGCCAATACAAATTAACTGAACTGACCCTAAGAAAAACATGGCAATTGTAATTAATGTGTAGCCTATCAAGGGAGATACTGGTGCAAATATCCGCCAATAAAGCACGAGAAATATCATAATTAACGCAATAGCAGCAGATAACAGCCCTAAATAGGTGGCAAGTCTCAGGGGAACTATGGAAAATGAGATAATACCATCAACTGCCAAGGATAAAGACTTACCAAAAGTATATTTTACATCTCCAGCATAACGGGGGCTTCTTTCAAAAAGTACGGATGTTTGTCGGAAACCTACCCAAGCGCGTAAACCACGAATATAGCGGTGACGTTCTGGCATTGCATTGAGGATATCTACTACCTGTCTATCCATTAAACAAAAGTCGCCTGTATCCACAGGAATGTCAACTTTAGCCAAGCGCTTGAGAAGGCGATAAAACAGATACGCCATTAAGCGTTTTAGCCAGCTTTCTTTTTGACGTGATATGCGCTGGGCATAAACTACTTGGTATCCTTGATGCCATTTATCAATCATCGTGATGATTAACTCTGGTGGATCTTGTAAGTCAGCATCCATGACAATAATGCTTTTGCCCTGGACAAAGTTTAACCCTGCTGTGACGGCAATTTGATGACCAAAATTCCTAGCTAGACTCAGGTAACGCACTCGACTATTATGGTGGTGAAGTTCGCGGATCATACTCAAAGAGCGATCGCAGCTACCATCATCAATTAAAATCAGTTCAGCTTCACCATCTAACTGTGCCATGACATTAATTAGACGGTTATACATTTCTGTGATATTTTCTTCTTCGTTGTAAATGGGGATAATTAAAGAATAGACAGGTTGATTCACAGTTATTGATTATTTGGTATAAACTTGTTAATCTTGAATTCACAACAAAGATACAGCAGAATTCAG includes:
- a CDS encoding glycosyltransferase family 2 protein, encoding MNQPVYSLIIPIYNEEENITEMYNRLINVMAQLDGEAELILIDDGSCDRSLSMIRELHHHNSRVRYLSLARNFGHQIAVTAGLNFVQGKSIIVMDADLQDPPELIITMIDKWHQGYQVVYAQRISRQKESWLKRLMAYLFYRLLKRLAKVDIPVDTGDFCLMDRQVVDILNAMPERHRYIRGLRAWVGFRQTSVLFERSPRYAGDVKYTFGKSLSLAVDGIISFSIVPLRLATYLGLLSAAIALIMIFLVLYWRIFAPVSPLIGYTLITIAMFFLGSVQLICIGILGEYIGRIYEEVKGRPLYTLKEIGGLTKT